The Rosa rugosa chromosome 3, drRosRugo1.1, whole genome shotgun sequence sequence TTTGGTTGCATTTGCGAATCTCGATCAATCTCACTCGCGGCCAATTAAAAGTATATTTGCCTTGCGAAAAGCTTCCAAGATGCGGTAGATCCCCAAGAGACAAATCAAAAAGCTGAGGGAGCATGCTTTCATTCTCTGTTTCTTCACCCTCATCTGCTGCGACTATTGCTTCGATCTTCTCGCAAGATATTATCCATAGACGTTCGAGCTTGACAAGACCTCTGGCAATCGAAGGAGCGAGCAGGTATCTCAAACTGCCACAAGATCTAACATATAGTTCAGTTAAATTCTGAAAGCCTTGACAAGATTGTTTGAAATCCATGATATCATTTATTTGCATCCCTTGATCAGATTGGGAAATATGCTTTTTTATATCGACACATATTCATTTTTATATCGATATTATTCTTTTTGGACTTCAATTAAGCCTTTATATATGCTCATTCAAATTCTTCTTTCATCCAAccttggtaaaaaaaaaaaaaaaaaaaaaaacaatgacatAACCTTAGTAGTAGATAGTCAAATTGTAATTAGTAATTTGAAAAAGTAAAAGATGGAAATTTACTTCCAAAGATGTGACAAAGTACAACttttctaaaaggaaaaataccTTGGGGTCAGAGAAAAGTGAATGTTCAACGGCCAAACTATTGGGATAGAGACTGCTGCCTTCCAGTTGCCTTTCCATCCCCTTACAAGTACTTCTGCTCATTCCAGTGAAGCTCGGGAGACCTATAAGTTCCAACCGTGTCAAACTAAGGAAGTTGATCTCTTTGACATGATGTTCCGATCCTCGCAAGGCAAAAATTGCTTCCAATGACTGGCAATCCCGTATTGATATGCAATGGACAGCTGCCAGATCTCCCAACCATCTAGATTGGCTTCCAATAGTCCAAATAGTCGTCAATGCAGGTAGATTCTGTAAAGTTAGCCTTTCTAGTTTCTGAAGCGATCCCAGTGGCAGGTCACCATGAAAAATCTCTTTCAGCCGTCTTGCTCCATCGATTTCCAGATAATTCAAGACAAGAAAGACGCTTCGTGGAGTATCTTGCTTAAGAGTCATGTCAATCAGATATTCTAGAGAATCACAGTCTTTGAGGGTAAGTGACTCCAAGTTTGCACAGCAGTTTACATCTAAGACATTGAGAGGGTCAGTCAAATTCTTCATTTTCAACTCGAGCTTGTTAGTTTTCTTTAACAACAAACTGAGTCCAGTATCCGCAAGAGAGCTTGCATCAAGATCATGTACTCTCAAGTAGTTACCCTCTAAGTCCTCCAAGTCCTCATGCTCATCCCATCCAATAGAGATCTTAAATCTTTCAAGCTTATGAAATAGCTTGCTGGTTCGCAGAATCTCAATTGGTGGTAAAACCACTTCTAAAGTAGTCAAATGGGTCAAGGAAAGTAGCTCTGAAAGTAATCCAACTCTCCAGTCCATAGAGTTGGCCCGATGGTCGTAGTTTTCTAAATCTTCAACATACTCTGCGAACAGATCTCCAAGGCTGTCGAGTTCCTCTGGTTCACTTCTTTCCTCATCCTCCTCCCGTTGAGAGACCTGATCAGTTGTTGTTTCTGTTGAGGCTAGTTTCTCAACCGCCAACCTGTTGAATTTCTTCCATATGTCGACATCAACCTCAGATTCTTCTGATTCGTCTGATGCTTCTTCTGGTTGGGCATCAACCTCCAATTGAGAGATCCAATTGAATGTTTCTGTCGAGCCCAGTTTCTCAACCACCCAATCTTCAAAGCTATCCCACATGTACAATTCTTCTAGACGAGATAAACTCGATATAACACCTGGTGAGATTACTTTAAGCTCTGTACATCCTGTCAAGTTTAACAACCTCAGATTAGATAAATTTTTGAATGTATCAGGCAACTGTTTGACGTCGTCACATTCAAGGAAATAGAGTATCATGAGTGACCGTAGCTCTCCAATGACATCAATATTGCGACAGCAATCCACTAGAATGAGTGTTTGAAGATTCTTCAGAAGTGAAAGGGATGGGAGGATTGAACACTCGATCATTAAAACCTTGAGATTTTCCATTCCATCGAAAATTGTGGCTGGCAGCTCCAGTTCAATTTCATCTGTGGGTACCAACACTAAAAGCTCAGTAGTACTCATATCGGCTCTCAGTGAACTGCTCTTGAGCCAATCGTTCAATTCCACTCCTCCTCTTTCCATATATCTCCTTTCAAGCTTATCACTCTTCTTTTGTGCTAACTCTTTGGAGGCTATATACACGGCTACGTCACGCACCACATCATGCATTCTAAACCAATCTTTCTCATGGCCGTCTAACAACAAAGAACGACATTTGAGTGTTTCAACCACTGTTATTACGTAATCCCTTGCTCCAGATATTGAATCAATGTCTTTAAAAAGTCCAAGACCAATCGCAAACATAACCAAGAATTCAATTGGAAACTCTTCACTTTCTGGAAATATGCAACACAGCAAAAAACATGATTTGGCTTCCTCGCTTGGTAGACATTCATAACTGAACTCTATTTTTCCGTACACACGCTCTATAACTCCTGGAACATCTTTTGGGCAAGCCTTTCTTAGTTGTCTAAGTGCATTTCTCCATTTTGGAATGCTTTCACCTTGTAGTGCCCCTCCAACCGTAGAAATTGCAACTGGTAACCCACCACATTCAGCCAGCACCTGTTCTGCTATAGGACGCAGCTCGAGATCAATTTCAATGGACCCTCCTGCTACCTTCTTAAACAAACTCCAAGCATCATGTTTTGACAAACCACCAATGAGGAAATTCCTTTTGGTTTTCATCTCTTTGAAGATATCTTGGTTCCGTGATGATACTAGAAGTTTACAACATTTTGGATCACGGGAAATTGGAATTCCTATTTCCCACAGATTTAGTTGTGTCCAAACATTGTCCAATATTACAAGGACCTTTCTCGTACCCATTGATAATCTTTCGCGTAACTTGGCTGCTCTGTCATCCTCTGCTTTAAGTTCCAGACCTAGAGCTTTAGCAATTTTACCTTGGATTTTGATGAAGTCAGGTTCTTGAGTAAATTCTGCAATTGCAACATCATCAAATAGATCTACTTCACTCGCTTTTGCAGCAATTTCCATCACCAAGGTTGTTTTGCCAATTCCCCCCATGCCACAGATTACAATGGGGGTTGGATTCATCATCTGTCAGAGCATCCATTACATCTCTGATGATTGAAATTCTTGATTTAAACTCAACAGGTCTTGCTATGGGAGTGGATTGTAATAACAATTTGAAATTGCTCTGAGTCCCCATTTCATTAAACACAGTTGATAGTTGTGAAATCAACATGATCTTGCAGCTTTTCTTTATATCAACACGAGAAATTCCAATTGCTTCCAAATCAGGTATTCCACAGACATCAGTCAGTATTACAAGAATCCTCTTAGAATCCGATGCCAATAATACAGCACGTAGCCTATCTGCCCGTTCAACCAAACTCCCATTCTCCAATTTCAGGTCTAGCATTTCTGCAATTTCACCTTGTATTCGTTTCAAGTCTGGATCCTGGGACACAACTGCCATGGCAACCTCTTCAAAGAGCtttttttgtttcattcttttcatgaactCTTTAGTTGTTACTGTATCTATCTCTCTGATTGTCCCAGAAATGCCAATCATACTGATCTTGTCATCTTGCAGAGCTGTCAGGAGATCTTTTGTATAAGGTGACCTGTATTGCAGACGCTCAGAGAGATCCATAGGTGCAGGTGGTTTAGCAGGATTGGATGTTCCTGAGGAGGAGCTAGCCCCTTCATGTGGCTTGCTCGGTGCCTCAGTGGAATCCTCAAAATATTGTATGGCTGGATATTCAATCTTCAGCGGAAGAGCAGGACATGATACTGTGGTGAAATTTCCATCTGTAATAAGCTTATCAACCTTTGGAGCTAGCTTCTTTGCTGTCCTACTCAAGGAACGGCGGACCTTCAGATTTGGACACCACCCATTGGAGCTGCAGCATGTTGTTGCCTTGGCTACTCTTCCTTCTTCAAAACATGTCTCCTTTTCTTCTATGGTCTGCTTTACTCGTTCCAACCAGTCGTCAACAAGAGGAAGAATATCCTCCAAGTTCCTCTTCGCTGCATTTACACGTCGTTGTACCCCATCTCTATTGGCAGTCAGAGTTCTAACCTTCTCGGTGAGCTCTCGAACATTGCTCTTGTAGTTAATCAGATAACCAAATTGTCGCAGAACAGGTGCGACTGTGTACTCTGCTAATTTTCCAACCACTGTAATAACAATATCTGCCATTTGTCTAGCTACtgggttttgttttttatgATGACTAAGAAGGATCACAGATGGAGTGATCGAAGGAATGCTGAAAAGACAAGGACTTGAAGAAAGGACAATTTTTGTATTTCTTCTGGTGCGTGCTTTGAAACTGAAGGAATTCAGATTCACAACGCAAGTGAAGTGAATGTCAATATGCAACAAGAGGGAGGACCAAGAAAGAAAGGAATGAACTACAAACGAAAgccaggatttttttttttttttcccttcttgtaTCACTCAAGATTCACAGAACAATTGAATTGATGTAACAACAACTACGAAGCAAAGGGGAGAAAGGGTGGACAAATGGAagcagtattttttttttctaatctttttttttttttttcccttcttgtaTCACTCAAGATTCACAGAACAATTGAATTGATGTAACAACAACTACGAAGCAAAGGGGAGAAAGGGTGGACAAATGGAagcagtattttttttttctaatcttttttttttttttttttttgggtgggaGGTTGCAGGACGAAGGAGCAGGACCAAAGACAACAAAGGAAACAAATCTAACAAAGACAAAGCTTCAAATATTGTAACTGAATAAAGAAAGACAACAGAATCGCCTGGAACTCAATTGGAAATGGCAAATAACTCGTACCTTTCTCTTTCGAATTGTTTTGTTGTTGTTCAGAGAAGAGAAATGCAGAAATTCTGGAGGCAGGAGTAGAGAGTAGAGAGATGATCAAGACTCATTCCCAGTTTAGTTTTGATCTTCACTACTCAACTAGAACAATAAAGCAGTAAAAGTCCCTTTATTAGTGGGCCCAGGCTTTAATTTCATATATAATCCACGGACAGGATCTAATGAGTTGTGTTTGGACGTTCGGATATCAAGTAACAAATCCTGCTCGGAAGGTAAGAATCTTATCCACCTGGACATGACCAAAAAAGCAGATAAACGTCTTCCGACCtcatccatcttcatcttcactgAAAGCAAAATTAAACATGATGCTACAGTCATGTGATGCTTATCTTGAGGTATTATTTCTGAAAAGTATCAGTTCTTAGATTTTGCTTTCTCAAGTATAAATTTTTCAATGCAACGAAAACACTCTTGAAATTATACCTTGAGTTAATTTTAGGTTTTGAATCATATTCATACCTTTTGAGTGAAAAAGTGGGTCTGGTGACTTCCCGTTAAGGCAACCGGCGCGGTGAGCACCAACGTGTCCCATGATGGGCCGTCAACCGTACATGGAGAAGGGCAAATTGTTCTGAGGCAAGTTGAATCCTTAAAATGGAGATGCTTTACTTGGGAAACAAGTTTGTTTTCCTCTCCATCTCTGCCTCCTTCATTTGTGATGATGTCTTCCATCCGAGAGCAGTTATTTATACATGAATTCTAGTTTCACTAGACCTTTAATTATGAACAATGGGAACACATATCTCAATCTGGAACAGCTCTCAATTTGGAGCTCTTTTAAGCTTTGAGATGTCAGAATGTTGTTTTGATTCCACACGTATTTCAACTAGGATAGATCACTCAATTTCATTTTCTCTAGGCAAAGGGGGTAATGTTGCAGTAGTAGCATACTTTTCTTTGTATTCTAGACCTTCAACGTCTAATTCTGGCTTCTGCTTCCTTGAAAAGCAATCGTTCTCTTTTAGCTACTGGTAAGGGCCGATTAACTGCAGCAGCTTCCCAGTCCTAGAGTGACGAGCCACAAATATGATGGCTGAAAGGGCTAAAGAATAAGAATTGTCACAGCCTTCtacaaaacaaaatttcttttATTAAGTCGAATCTGTCACAGCATTAACCAACCACATCACATGAAGAGGACCACAATTTGGAGCAACAGATGGCGCATTGGATGTGCCAGAATGAGAAAATCCTGAGTATGTAAATTGGGGCTACTTTGGATGACATATGGTTCCTTTGCTAGTGGGCGTTTAGATCCTTAACATTTGCCAAAAAAACGCCAAACGGCTCCCAAGACAAACGACTCCTGGCAATGCACAAGATCAGAAGGTCAGAAAACTTAAAGCATCCATTGGTCATGCGACAAATGATGTCTGATGGCAATAAGAggaagaaaaattacaaaacaCATAATGAACTCACTTATTTGACTTTCCAGGAAACTAACTAATCTGTAATTTGAAAGTACAGGGCACATAATGAACTCACTTATTTGACTTTCCAGGAAACTAACTAATCTGTAATTTGAAAGTACAGGAATGTGTGTTCTCCTGTTGCTAACAACTGACAGGAACAAATaccatcaaaaaataaataaggagGCGAGAAAACTGGAACATTTACAATTTCCCAATGGCCCCTAATCCACTAACCAAGAGTGAAACCGTCATGCTGTGCTTAAATGAACCATAGTGCCATTCTCAATCCCAACAGTTCATAACGAATGTAAAAATGAACCGGAACGGTCAAACTCAGAGGTTTGaaattaattattaaattttcaGTGTTGCTTAACACTCACCTTCAAAGATTTGCACTGCATTTGAAACATGTGAATTTGTTAGCTAAACAATTATTAGACAATTTCTCTATATGGTGCTGTCAATCTTCTGTTCCTTTGGTTCTTAGCTTTCTTCGTTGAGGTCTTATCAAACAGTAACTATTAAAGGGTCCTCAGGCGCAGTGGGAACCAATAAACAAATGCTAAATTCCCAGAATTTGTAGAAATGTGAAACAAATTAAGCAGCAAAAGATAACCCACGTGGCTGAATACTCAATCAATCACAAAAATGAGAGCTCATCAACATTAACCAAGCGAGTAtaagaaaaaaacagaaaagtataaaatttctgagAAGTCGATATACAGAAATGAGAAGGAACCTTGTAAGATGGATGATTCATGTTTTTGACATACAATCTCACACATCACAGAACCGTCCATTTGTCAAGTCGGATCCCATCCATCACCGGCATTGCCGATTGAGACCCATTGACATTCTATCTCGCTACAATGTATTATTAAAAGTTATCAACTTCTAAATACAAATGATAACTACAGCAAGAAACAAGGGTCAAAGAAATATTACGGAAGAGTTTCATTATTTAGAAATGGAAAGTGCTCTCTGTTCTGAAATATATGCACTCACTCAATCACAATCCATAAACTCTAGACTCTGAACCCCATAATATAAAGCATTTGAATATGTGACCAAAAGACCGAGCATCTGCACATAGAGATTATGTGCCCAGAACCTTCATTCACACAGGTCAAAATATTCACACCTTAGTAATGCAACAGAGAAAAGTTCAATCATTATAAGTGAAACTTGTCAAAATTCTTGATTTGTGCCTTGGTAATGTGGAAACTCTCAATGTAATTTGGGCTGAGAATAGTAATTGCAGAAAATGAGAGGAGAGAGTTGGTGAAGTTGCTACGCTCATCAATATCAGTTCTTTTCTTACTATCAGTCTGACTAAATGGTGGAGATACTGACTGGAACCATCAGTCTTGAAGGATGTAGTGCTGGCTGCACATGTTGTCTCAGCATATGCAGACTACTCTTAATCGGTCCAATAACCTATTTTTAAGGGTATAAATTCTGCACTAAAAAGGAAATTTTACATGATGAAAAGGCACCTATAGGGATCTAATATGTTTGACTCTTTAACCTTCCTTTCAGCATGGAAAGTACCCAATGCCTTAAGGATGCCGTTtagaggttagggtttagggcatTGGAAAGTACACAGACATTTACCTCAACCTTGTGTGTGCACTTGAAAACATAAAACATGTGTATCTTTTCACAGACTCTAAAACATTTTTAACCATAATGCATGCCTAAACCCTTAAAAAATTTCCAAACAGAGGTTGCATGTCTATTTTTCAGAGATGAGTGCAAACCATCACTAAATTCTATAGCAAGATATTACACGGAAGCCAATTTCCCTCGTCTTGACATGTAGATAAGAACTAGATTTATGACTCAAAGGCATTACAGGGAATATTTCATGGAGGTTCTTTTTCTCTTAAATTTCAAGACTattaataaaggaaaaaaacGTATCTCCCAAGACAAACATCAAAGGGAGACAGATGATTAAGTAATTTGGTCCTGAACACTGAGCTTAAAAGGATTTGCATCCTCACTACCCTGATGCAATAATAAACGGTCTATACTACTTCAGTCCACGAATAGAAATGAGACACCTAGCACTAAGAATACAAGAGTGAAGTCTATGAAGGTGAGCACTAACAATAGTACACAAAACAAACAGGATACTAGAAAGTATCAACAACGTGATCTACATAACTGAATAGTGTGTCCTAATGAATGTGACTCGATAGGATCAACATAGTCTCTTCCACATGGATCCTTAAGACTCCTAATGTAGATGGGGCACAACCTC is a genomic window containing:
- the LOC133738520 gene encoding disease resistance protein SUMM2-like; protein product: MADIVITVVGKLAEYTVAPVLRQFGYLINYKSNVRELTEKVRTLTANRDGVQRRVNAAKRNLEDILPLVDDWLERVKQTIEEKETCFEEGRVAKATTCCSSNGWCPNLKVRRSLSRTAKKLAPKVDKLITDGNFTTVSCPALPLKIEYPAIQYFEDSTEAPSKPHEGASSSSGTSNPAKPPAPMDLSERLQYRSPYTKDLLTALQDDKISMIGISGTIREIDTVTTKEFMKRMKQKKLFEEVAMAVVSQDPDLKRIQGEIAEMLDLKLENGSLVERADRLRAVLLASDSKRILVILTDVCGIPDLEAIGISRVDIKKSCKIMLISQLSTVFNEMGTQSNFKLLLQSTPIARPVEFKSRISIIRDVMDALTDDESNPHCNLWHGGNWQNNLGDGNCCKSE
- the LOC133737676 gene encoding disease resistance protein At4g27190-like; amino-acid sequence: MGTRKVLVILDNVWTQLNLWEIGIPISRDPKCCKLLVSSRNQDIFKEMKTKRNFLIGGLSKHDAWSLFKKVAGGSIEIDLELRPIAEQVLAECGGLPVAISTVGGALQGESIPKWRNALRQLRKACPKDVPGVIERVYGKIEFSYECLPSEEAKSCFLLCCIFPESEEFPIEFLVMFAIGLGLFKDIDSISGARDYVITVVETLKCRSLLLDGHEKDWFRMHDVVRDVAVYIASKELAQKKSDKLERRYMERGGVELNDWLKSSSLRADMSTTELLVLVPTDEIELELPATIFDGMENLKVLMIECSILPSLSLLKNLQTLILVDCCRNIDVIGELRSLMILYFLECDDVKQLPDTFKNLSNLRLLNLTGCTELKVISPGVISSLSRLEELYMWDSFEDWVVEKLGSTETFNWISQLEVDAQPEEASDESEESEVDVDIWKKFNRLAVEKLASTETTTDQVSQREEDEERSEPEELDSLGDLFAEYVEDLENYDHRANSMDWRVGLLSELLSLTHLTTLEVVLPPIEILRTSKLFHKLERFKISIGWDEHEDLEDLEGNYLRVHDLDASSLADTGLSLLLKKTNKLELKMKNLTDPLNVLDVNCCANLESLTLKDCDSLEYLIDMTLKQDTPRSVFLVLNYLEIDGARRLKEIFHGDLPLGSLQKLERLTLQNLPALTTIWTIGSQSRWLGDLAAVHCISIRDCQSLEAIFALRGSEHHVKEINFLSLTRLELIGLPSFTGMSRSTCKGMERQLEGSSLYPNSLAVEHSLFSDPKVFFLLEKLYFVTSLEVNFHLLLFQITNYNLTIYY